A window from Pseudomonas kribbensis encodes these proteins:
- a CDS encoding sodium:solute symporter, which yields MALDLFVVLIYAAGMLLLGYFGMRKAKTNEDFLVAGRNLGPSLYMGTMAATVLGGASTVGTVRLGYVHGISGFWLCAALGCGIVALNLFLAKPLLKLKIYTVTQVLEKRYNPMARSASAAIMLAYALMIGVTSILAIGTVLQVLFGLPFWVSVLLGGGVVVVYSAIGGMWSLTLTDIVQFIIKTVGLMFILLPICLYKVGGWDELVLKLPAAAFNFTTIGWDTIITYFMIYFFGILIGQDIWQRVFTVKNEKVAQYAGSFAGIYCILYGLACALIGMAAHVLIPDLDNVNNAFAAIVKLSLPDGIRGLVIAAALAAMMSTASAGLLAAATTLTEDLLPKLRGGKQSSLGINRLFTLLTGVVVLGIALIVNDVISALTLAYNLLVGGMLIPLIGAIFWKRATTAGAIASMGLGFATALLFMVKDGLDANTPIYYSLAVGLVSFVVVSLVSRRPAPVASAI from the coding sequence ATGGCTTTGGATTTATTCGTCGTCCTCATCTACGCGGCCGGCATGCTGTTGCTCGGCTATTTCGGCATGCGCAAAGCCAAGACCAACGAGGACTTCCTCGTCGCCGGGCGTAACCTCGGCCCGAGCCTGTACATGGGCACCATGGCCGCGACCGTTCTGGGTGGCGCGTCCACCGTCGGCACCGTGCGTCTGGGCTACGTGCACGGCATCTCCGGTTTCTGGCTGTGCGCGGCACTGGGTTGCGGCATCGTCGCGCTGAACCTGTTCCTGGCCAAGCCGCTGCTGAAACTGAAGATCTACACCGTTACCCAGGTCCTGGAAAAACGCTACAACCCGATGGCCCGCTCGGCGAGCGCGGCAATCATGCTGGCCTACGCGCTGATGATCGGCGTGACCTCGATCCTCGCCATCGGCACCGTGCTGCAAGTGCTGTTCGGCCTGCCGTTCTGGGTCTCGGTGCTGCTCGGCGGTGGCGTGGTGGTGGTGTACTCGGCCATCGGCGGCATGTGGTCGCTGACCCTGACCGACATCGTCCAGTTCATCATCAAGACCGTGGGCCTGATGTTCATCCTGTTGCCAATCTGCCTGTACAAAGTCGGTGGCTGGGACGAACTGGTGCTGAAGCTGCCGGCGGCGGCGTTCAACTTCACCACCATCGGCTGGGACACGATCATCACCTACTTCATGATCTACTTCTTCGGCATCCTGATCGGTCAGGACATCTGGCAACGGGTGTTCACCGTCAAGAATGAAAAAGTGGCTCAGTACGCCGGCAGCTTCGCGGGCATCTACTGCATCCTCTACGGTCTGGCCTGCGCCCTGATCGGCATGGCAGCACACGTGCTGATCCCGGATCTGGACAACGTCAACAACGCCTTCGCCGCCATCGTCAAACTGTCGCTGCCGGACGGCATCCGTGGTCTGGTGATCGCCGCTGCCCTGGCCGCGATGATGTCCACCGCCAGCGCCGGTCTGCTCGCCGCCGCCACCACCCTGACTGAAGACCTGCTGCCGAAACTGCGTGGCGGCAAACAATCGAGCCTGGGCATCAACCGCCTGTTCACCCTGCTGACCGGTGTTGTGGTGCTGGGTATCGCGCTGATTGTGAATGACGTGATCAGCGCCCTGACCCTGGCCTACAACCTGCTGGTGGGCGGCATGCTGATCCCGCTGATCGGTGCGATTTTCTGGAAACGCGCCACCACCGCCGGCGCCATCGCCAGCATGGGCCTGGGTTTCGCCACCGCACTGCTGTTCATGGTCAAGGACGGTCTGGACGCCAACACCCCGATCTACTACAGCCTGGCTGTGGGTCTGGTGAGTTTTGTGGTGGTGAGCCTGGTATCCCGTCGCCCTGCCCCGGTGGCCAGCGCGATCTAA
- a CDS encoding purine-cytosine permease family protein, whose translation MNNNNKDQSLTQIETHGVEQIPDNERTAGPVDLFRMIFGGANTFATAVLGSFPVLFGLSFQAGVWAIVSGVLLGSLILAPMGLFGPLNGTNNAVSSGAHFGVHGRIVGSFLSLLTAIAFFSLSVWSSGDALIGGAKRLIGLPETDLTLGLAYGLFAILVLTVCIYGFRFLLWVNKVAVWSASLLFLLGIFAFVGPFDSHYAGTVSLGQPGFWAAFIGAALVAMSNPISFGAFLGDWARYIPRETSRKRIMAAVIFSQVATFIPFLFGLTTATIVAIQAPDYIAANNYVGGLLAVSPSWFFLPVCLIAVIGGMSTGTTSLYGTGLDMSSVFPRLLSRVKATLLIGVLSIAFIFIGRFAANLVQSVSTFAVLIITCTTPWMVIMIIGLVVRRGFYCPDDLQVFTRGEQGGRYWFSHGWNWRGLGAWIPSAAVGLCFVNLPGQFVGPLGELAGGIDISLLVTLGLASVMYLMLLSLFPEPALVYGPKDPRSKGAATAAKPEMRQPA comes from the coding sequence ATGAATAACAACAACAAAGACCAAAGCCTTACGCAGATTGAAACCCACGGGGTCGAACAGATCCCGGACAACGAACGCACCGCCGGTCCCGTGGACTTGTTCCGCATGATCTTTGGCGGCGCGAATACCTTTGCCACCGCCGTGCTCGGCAGTTTCCCGGTGCTGTTCGGCCTGTCGTTTCAGGCGGGCGTCTGGGCGATTGTCTCGGGCGTGCTGCTCGGTTCGCTGATCCTCGCACCGATGGGCCTGTTCGGACCGCTCAACGGCACCAACAATGCCGTGTCGTCCGGTGCACACTTTGGCGTGCATGGGCGGATCGTCGGTTCGTTCCTGTCGCTGCTGACCGCCATCGCCTTCTTCTCGCTCTCGGTGTGGAGTTCGGGGGATGCGTTGATTGGTGGTGCGAAACGCCTGATCGGCCTGCCGGAAACCGACCTGACCCTGGGCCTGGCCTACGGTCTGTTCGCGATTCTGGTGCTGACCGTGTGCATCTACGGCTTCCGCTTCCTGCTGTGGGTTAACAAGGTTGCGGTTTGGAGCGCGAGCCTGCTGTTCCTGCTGGGCATCTTCGCTTTCGTCGGTCCTTTCGATTCGCACTACGCCGGCACCGTCAGCCTCGGCCAGCCTGGCTTCTGGGCCGCGTTCATCGGCGCCGCACTGGTGGCCATGAGCAACCCGATTTCCTTCGGCGCGTTCCTCGGCGACTGGGCCCGCTACATCCCGCGTGAAACCTCACGCAAGCGGATCATGGCGGCGGTGATTTTCTCGCAGGTCGCCACCTTCATTCCGTTCCTGTTCGGCCTGACCACCGCGACCATCGTGGCGATCCAGGCACCGGACTACATCGCGGCCAACAACTACGTCGGCGGTCTGCTGGCGGTGTCGCCGAGCTGGTTCTTCCTGCCGGTGTGCCTGATTGCGGTGATCGGCGGCATGTCCACCGGCACCACGTCGCTGTATGGCACCGGGCTGGACATGTCCAGCGTGTTCCCGCGCCTGCTGTCGCGAGTGAAGGCGACGTTGCTGATCGGCGTGCTGTCGATTGCCTTCATCTTCATCGGGCGCTTCGCGGCGAACCTGGTGCAGAGCGTGTCGACCTTCGCGGTGCTGATCATCACCTGCACCACCCCATGGATGGTGATCATGATCATCGGCCTGGTGGTGCGTCGCGGCTTCTACTGCCCGGACGACCTGCAAGTGTTTACTCGCGGGGAGCAAGGCGGACGCTACTGGTTCAGCCATGGCTGGAACTGGCGCGGCCTGGGCGCGTGGATCCCGAGCGCGGCGGTCGGCCTGTGCTTCGTCAACCTGCCGGGGCAGTTCGTCGGGCCGCTCGGTGAGTTGGCTGGCGGCATCGACATCAGCCTGCTGGTGACCCTCGGTCTGGCCTCGGTGATGTACCTGATGCTGCTGAGCCTGTTCCCGGAACCGGCGCTGGTCTACGGGCCGAAGGATCCACGGAGCAAGGGTGCTGCCACGGCAGCAAAGCCTGAAATGCGTCAGCCAGCCTGA
- a CDS encoding YybH family protein: MNERDQVLKAAADLVSAFARNDREAYFGAFSADASFVFYTLEQPLLSRDAYQALWDSWRAEDGFEVLSCTSSNAFVSLQGDVAVFIHDVATELRMQGEQHFSQERETIVFRKQASSLEQQGHWLACHEHLSAMPEGLPPP, from the coding sequence ATGAACGAACGTGATCAGGTTCTGAAAGCGGCCGCCGATCTGGTGTCCGCCTTCGCCCGCAACGATCGCGAAGCCTACTTCGGCGCGTTCAGCGCCGATGCGAGCTTCGTGTTCTACACCCTCGAACAGCCCCTGCTGTCGCGCGATGCCTATCAGGCCTTGTGGGACAGCTGGCGCGCCGAGGATGGCTTCGAGGTGCTGTCGTGCACCTCGAGCAACGCTTTCGTCAGCCTGCAGGGTGACGTGGCGGTGTTTATCCATGACGTGGCCACCGAGCTGCGCATGCAAGGGGAGCAACACTTCAGCCAGGAGCGCGAGACGATTGTTTTCAGGAAACAAGCGTCGAGCCTAGAACAACAAGGCCATTGGCTGGCCTGCCACGAACATTTGTCCGCAATGCCGGAAGGGCTGCCACCCCCTTAG
- the speB gene encoding agmatinase — translation MDKILHQPLGGNEMPRFGGIATMLRLPHVPTAAGLDAAFVGVPLDIGTSLRPGTRFGPRDIRTESVMIRPYNMATGAAPFDSLSVADIGDVAINTFNLLDAVRIIEEAYDNILEHNVIPMTLGGDHTITLPILRAIHKKHGKVGLVHIDAHADVNDHMFGEKIAHGTTFRRAVEEGLLDCDRVVQIGLRAQGYTADDFNWSRDQGFRVVQAEECWHKSLEPLMAEVREKVGGGPVYLSFDIDGIDPAWAPGTGTPEIGGLTTIQAIEIVRGCQGLDLIGCDLVEVSPAYDTTGNTSLLAANLLYEMLCVLPGVVHR, via the coding sequence GTGGACAAGATTCTTCACCAACCACTGGGCGGCAACGAAATGCCGCGCTTCGGCGGCATCGCCACCATGCTCCGACTCCCCCATGTACCGACCGCTGCCGGCCTGGACGCTGCCTTCGTTGGCGTGCCACTGGACATCGGTACTTCGCTGCGCCCCGGCACCCGCTTCGGGCCGCGCGACATCCGCACCGAATCGGTAATGATCCGTCCGTACAACATGGCCACCGGCGCTGCGCCGTTCGACTCGCTGTCGGTTGCCGACATCGGTGACGTGGCGATCAACACCTTCAACCTGCTCGACGCCGTGCGCATCATCGAAGAAGCCTACGACAACATCCTCGAGCACAACGTGATCCCGATGACCCTGGGTGGCGACCACACCATCACCCTGCCGATCCTGCGTGCCATCCATAAAAAGCACGGCAAGGTCGGTCTGGTGCACATCGACGCTCACGCTGACGTTAACGATCACATGTTCGGCGAGAAGATCGCCCACGGTACGACCTTCCGTCGCGCCGTCGAAGAAGGTCTTCTGGACTGCGACCGCGTGGTGCAGATTGGTCTGCGTGCGCAGGGCTACACCGCTGACGACTTCAACTGGAGCCGTGATCAGGGCTTCCGCGTGGTGCAGGCCGAAGAGTGCTGGCACAAGTCGCTGGAACCGCTGATGGCCGAAGTGCGCGAGAAAGTCGGTGGCGGCCCGGTGTACCTGAGCTTCGACATCGACGGCATCGACCCGGCCTGGGCACCGGGCACCGGCACCCCGGAAATCGGTGGTCTGACGACCATTCAGGCGATTGAAATCGTTCGCGGCTGCCAGGGCCTCGACCTGATCGGTTGCGATCTGGTAGAAGTCTCGCCCGCTTATGACACCACCGGCAACACCTCGCTGCTGGCCGCCAACCTGCTGTACGAAATGCTCTGCGTACTGCCGGGCGTGGTCCACCGCTGA
- a CDS encoding LysR family transcriptional regulator has translation MANALPDLKLLRIFVSVVRHQGFANAQQELNLSTSAISTYMSQLEAALGLVLCHRGRGGFSLTSKGELFHQETLRLLAELEGFEQYAAALKGELRGTLNLGVIDSTVSDKALPFAEAIGAYSQEHPAVHLHLSVMSPYELQLGVQDNRLDLAIGAFSTRMSGLVYMPLYREQHWLYCSSRHPLFNERRIPEQVITQQRMVGRGYWSQAELARHGFKHSAATVESMEAQLILVLSGAYIGYLPEHYAQAWADKGDLRVLLPATFGYQAPFSMIMRRGRSREPLIQTFRDLLKAQLNQA, from the coding sequence ATGGCCAACGCTTTACCCGACCTGAAACTTTTGCGCATCTTCGTCAGCGTCGTGCGGCATCAGGGGTTTGCCAACGCGCAGCAGGAACTCAACCTGTCGACCTCGGCAATCAGTACCTACATGAGTCAGCTCGAAGCCGCGCTCGGCCTGGTCCTGTGCCATCGTGGTCGCGGTGGTTTCAGCCTGACCAGCAAGGGCGAGCTGTTCCATCAGGAAACCTTGCGTCTGCTCGCCGAACTCGAAGGTTTCGAGCAATACGCCGCGGCGCTCAAGGGCGAGTTGCGCGGCACGCTCAATCTGGGGGTGATCGACTCTACGGTCAGCGACAAGGCCTTGCCGTTCGCCGAAGCCATCGGCGCCTACAGTCAGGAACACCCGGCGGTGCATTTGCACCTGTCGGTGATGAGCCCCTACGAATTGCAACTCGGCGTGCAGGACAACCGCCTCGATCTGGCCATCGGCGCGTTTTCCACGCGCATGAGCGGTCTGGTGTACATGCCGCTGTACCGCGAACAGCACTGGCTGTATTGCAGCAGCCGTCACCCGTTATTCAACGAACGGCGAATTCCCGAACAGGTCATCACCCAGCAACGCATGGTCGGACGCGGCTACTGGAGCCAGGCGGAACTGGCACGCCACGGTTTCAAACACAGTGCCGCTACCGTGGAAAGTATGGAGGCGCAGCTGATTCTGGTGCTGTCCGGCGCCTACATCGGTTACCTGCCGGAGCACTATGCGCAAGCCTGGGCCGACAAGGGCGACCTGCGGGTTTTGCTGCCGGCGACCTTCGGTTATCAGGCGCCGTTTTCCATGATCATGCGCCGTGGCCGCAGCCGCGAGCCGCTGATCCAGACTTTCCGTGACCTGCTCAAAGCGCAGCTCAATCAGGCATAA
- a CDS encoding tRNA-uridine aminocarboxypropyltransferase — MSRPQCPRCLRPQTHCLCPLIPSLDSRTRVLLLQHPSEVNHALNTARLAALGLNNAELIVGEVFEDLPTLLNQPGYRARLLFPADDAQPMQAYTASDEPLLLVVPDGTWRKARKMLHLNPLLAALPRVTLALGGVSRYRLRKAPGPGALSTIEAIVQALQTLEAPASFDPLLKPFEALIEGQIAAMGEETFQRNHAGN; from the coding sequence ATGTCCAGACCTCAATGCCCGCGCTGCCTGCGCCCACAAACCCACTGCCTGTGCCCGCTGATCCCCAGCCTCGACAGCCGCACCCGCGTGTTGCTGCTGCAGCACCCGAGCGAGGTCAATCACGCGCTCAACACCGCACGGCTGGCAGCGCTCGGTTTGAACAATGCCGAACTGATCGTCGGTGAGGTGTTCGAGGATTTGCCAACGCTGCTGAACCAGCCGGGCTATCGGGCGCGGTTGCTGTTCCCGGCGGACGATGCACAGCCGATGCAGGCTTACACCGCGTCCGATGAACCGCTGCTGCTGGTGGTACCGGACGGCACGTGGCGCAAGGCGCGCAAGATGTTGCACCTCAATCCCTTGCTGGCGGCGTTGCCACGGGTGACGCTGGCGCTGGGCGGGGTATCACGGTATCGGCTGCGCAAGGCACCGGGGCCGGGGGCGTTGTCGACCATCGAGGCGATTGTTCAGGCGTTGCAGACACTGGAAGCGCCGGCCTCTTTCGATCCGTTGCTTAAACCGTTCGAGGCGTTGATCGAGGGGCAGATTGCGGCGATGGGGGAGGAGACCTTTCAGCGCAATCATGCTGGAAATTAA
- a CDS encoding HlyD family type I secretion periplasmic adaptor subunit, producing MSASSSSKSRGYFDSFGKSAEAEFMPETAGASLQDSPRWSRITVWLAAALLISALVWAKFAVLEEVTMGEGKAIPSSKVQVIQNLEGGIVTEIFVREGQMVNKGDTLLRLDDTRFLSNKGESEADRYALMAQVERLSAESEGRPMKLSDEIVSKAPQVAEDERALYDQRQRRLASEQRTLTEQLRQKTQELAEFRSKQGQYSSSLALLQQEMNMSSPLVGTGAVSPVEILRLKRSAVEIRGSLNATTLAIPRAESAINEIKSKIDESEQTFRSDAAKDLNQKRTDLSKITASSIAIDDRVSRTTVTSPVHGVIKQLKVNTIGGVVQPGSDMVEIVPLEDNLLIEAKVRPQDVAFLHPGQKAMVKFSAYDYTIYGGLSAKLELIGADTITDDKGNSFYLIQVRTDKNHLGGDVKPLLIIPGMVATVDIITGEKSVLDYLLKPVLKARTEAMRER from the coding sequence ATGTCTGCTTCCTCTTCTTCAAAATCGCGCGGCTACTTCGACAGTTTCGGCAAAAGCGCCGAGGCCGAATTCATGCCTGAAACCGCCGGCGCGTCGTTGCAGGATTCGCCGCGCTGGTCGCGGATCACCGTGTGGCTGGCGGCAGCGTTGCTGATCAGCGCGCTGGTCTGGGCCAAGTTTGCAGTGCTCGAAGAAGTGACCATGGGCGAAGGCAAGGCGATTCCGTCGAGCAAGGTCCAGGTGATCCAGAACCTCGAGGGAGGGATCGTCACCGAGATCTTCGTGCGTGAAGGGCAAATGGTGAACAAGGGCGACACCCTGCTGCGCCTGGATGACACGCGGTTTCTGTCGAACAAGGGCGAGAGCGAGGCGGATCGCTATGCGTTGATGGCGCAGGTCGAACGCCTGTCGGCAGAGTCCGAAGGCCGGCCGATGAAGCTCTCGGACGAGATCGTCAGCAAGGCGCCGCAAGTGGCCGAAGATGAACGCGCGCTCTACGACCAGCGCCAGCGGCGCCTGGCCAGCGAGCAGCGCACCCTCACCGAACAGCTGCGGCAGAAGACTCAGGAACTGGCGGAGTTTCGCTCCAAGCAGGGTCAGTACAGTTCCAGTCTGGCGTTGCTCCAGCAAGAGATGAACATGTCATCGCCGCTGGTGGGCACCGGGGCGGTGTCGCCGGTGGAGATCCTGCGGCTCAAGCGCAGCGCAGTGGAAATTCGCGGATCGTTGAATGCGACGACCCTGGCGATTCCCCGGGCTGAATCGGCGATCAACGAGATCAAGAGCAAGATCGACGAATCGGAACAGACCTTCCGTTCCGACGCTGCCAAGGACCTCAACCAGAAACGCACCGACCTGTCGAAAATCACCGCGTCGAGCATCGCCATCGACGACCGTGTCAGCCGCACCACTGTGACCTCGCCGGTACACGGGGTGATCAAGCAATTGAAGGTCAACACCATCGGCGGCGTGGTTCAACCGGGCAGCGACATGGTGGAAATCGTGCCGCTGGAAGACAACCTGCTGATCGAAGCCAAGGTTCGCCCGCAGGACGTGGCGTTCCTGCATCCAGGCCAGAAGGCCATGGTCAAGTTCAGTGCCTATGACTACACGATCTACGGCGGACTCAGTGCCAAACTTGAGCTGATCGGTGCTGACACCATCACCGACGACAAGGGCAACAGCTTCTACCTGATCCAGGTGCGTACCGACAAAAACCATTTGGGCGGGGATGTGAAGCCGTTGCTGATCATCCCGGGGATGGTCGCCACGGTGGACATCATTACCGGGGAGAAAAGCGTGCTGGATTACTTGCTCAAACCGGTGCTGAAGGCCCGGACCGAAGCGATGCGCGAGCGGTAG